A single Micromonospora luteifusca DNA region contains:
- a CDS encoding phage holin family protein, with protein sequence MGFLIRLAITAVALWITTLIVPGVDVHGRSGGNTVLTLIVVALIFGVINAVLKPVIKVVGCVFYLLTLGLFALVVNALLFLLTDRIARGLDLPFEVDGFWAAFWGAIVMTVVTWLISVIVPDDR encoded by the coding sequence GTGGGCTTCCTCATTCGACTGGCGATCACCGCGGTCGCGTTGTGGATAACCACGCTCATCGTGCCCGGGGTCGACGTGCACGGCCGCTCGGGTGGAAACACCGTCCTCACCCTGATCGTGGTGGCACTGATCTTCGGTGTGATCAACGCGGTGCTCAAGCCGGTGATCAAAGTCGTCGGATGCGTGTTCTACCTGCTGACCCTGGGTCTGTTCGCACTGGTGGTCAATGCTCTGCTGTTCCTGCTGACCGACCGGATCGCCCGCGGGCTCGACCTGCCGTTCGAGGTGGACGGTTTCTGGGCGGCGTTCTGGGGAGCGATCGTGATGACTGTGGTCACCTGGCTGATCAGTGTCATCGTGCCGGACGACCGGTGA